The Paenibacillus sp. FSL R7-0204 genome includes a region encoding these proteins:
- a CDS encoding aldo/keto reductase codes for METLASKVQLRPLGRSELSVSPLGLGCWQFSRGKGFVGRYWSNITDADILDIVRVSLEGGMNWVDTAEIYGGGKSEEALAHVLDQLQQEGSPHAAPLIATKWWPMLRTAGSITATIDQRIACLGGRGIDLYQIHQPFSLSSIASEMKAMAGLVKAGKIRYVGVSNYSAKQMTEAHRLLKTYGLSLVSNQVKYNLLHRSIDQNGIMAVAKELGISIIAYSPLQQGILTGRFHSDPSQVAAVSRSRRMMSGLDDKSLARSKPLITSLTALADKYGVTPGQIALNWLIHYHGDTVVAIPGASKARHARENVGAMSFRLEPEELELLNEASWAALK; via the coding sequence ATGGAGACATTGGCAAGCAAGGTGCAGCTGCGTCCCCTGGGACGCTCTGAGCTGTCTGTATCGCCGCTTGGCCTGGGCTGCTGGCAGTTCAGCCGGGGCAAAGGATTCGTAGGCCGTTACTGGAGTAATATCACAGACGCGGATATTCTGGATATCGTGCGGGTCAGCCTGGAAGGCGGCATGAACTGGGTGGATACGGCAGAAATCTATGGCGGCGGCAAGTCGGAGGAGGCGCTCGCTCATGTACTGGATCAGCTTCAGCAGGAAGGCAGCCCGCATGCGGCTCCGCTGATTGCGACCAAATGGTGGCCGATGCTGCGGACGGCAGGCTCCATCACCGCTACTATCGACCAGCGCATCGCTTGCCTTGGCGGCAGAGGCATTGATCTGTACCAGATCCACCAGCCGTTCTCGTTATCCTCCATTGCCAGTGAGATGAAAGCGATGGCAGGATTGGTGAAGGCCGGCAAAATCCGTTATGTCGGAGTGAGCAATTATTCCGCCAAGCAAATGACAGAAGCACACCGGCTGCTAAAGACCTACGGTCTGTCGCTCGTCTCCAATCAGGTCAAATACAATCTGTTGCACCGCAGCATCGATCAGAACGGCATCATGGCTGTGGCCAAGGAGCTGGGTATCTCGATCATCGCATATTCTCCGCTTCAGCAGGGCATCTTGACCGGCCGTTTCCATAGCGATCCGTCGCAGGTGGCTGCCGTCTCGCGTTCCCGGCGGATGATGTCCGGCCTGGACGACAAGAGCCTGGCCCGCAGCAAGCCGCTAATCACTTCGCTGACTGCACTGGCTGACAAATACGGGGTTACCCCCGGGCAGATCGCGCTGAACTGGCTGATTCATTATCATGGCGACACTGTAGTTGCCATTCCCGGCGCATCCAAGGCCCGCCATGCCCGGGAGAATGTCGGCGCCATGAGCTTCCGGTTGGAGCCGGAGGAGCTGGAGCTGCTGAACGAGGCTTCCTGGGCAGCCCTGAAGTAG
- a CDS encoding tetratricopeptide repeat protein, which yields MIKILGFLLLYRLLGNPILALIILLVVLYFLDRRYVGILPSFSKPFRRSRQMSRLRTAIAQNPNDVTAKFDLARLLIERKRYSEAKELLTAIADRYETSAEYWVELGYANLKLGQLAEGEGQMLQGLEINRRAQYGQPYLRLAETFRHIDQDKALHYVSQFQEIQTSSSEAYYLAGSMYKALGRTDDAKRAFEESLAVYRSLPKYKKRQERGWALRSYFAKLR from the coding sequence ATGATTAAAATTCTAGGTTTCCTGCTGCTCTACCGGCTGCTCGGTAATCCGATTCTGGCCCTGATTATCCTGCTGGTTGTTCTCTATTTCCTGGACCGCCGTTATGTCGGCATCCTGCCCAGCTTCTCCAAGCCATTCCGCCGCAGCCGTCAGATGTCCAGACTGCGGACTGCCATTGCCCAGAACCCGAACGATGTCACCGCCAAATTCGATCTGGCCCGGCTGCTGATTGAGCGCAAGCGCTACAGCGAGGCCAAGGAGCTGCTGACGGCCATCGCCGACCGTTATGAGACCTCGGCTGAATACTGGGTGGAGCTCGGATACGCCAACCTCAAGCTGGGCCAGCTTGCCGAAGGCGAAGGCCAGATGCTTCAAGGCCTCGAGATCAACCGCAGAGCCCAATACGGGCAGCCTTACCTTCGTCTGGCCGAGACCTTCCGGCATATCGACCAGGACAAGGCGCTCCATTATGTGAGCCAATTCCAGGAGATCCAGACCTCCTCCAGCGAGGCTTATTATCTTGCCGGGTCGATGTATAAGGCGCTGGGCCGGACAGACGATGCCAAGCGCGCTTTTGAGGAATCGCTAGCGGTCTACCGTTCCTTGCCCAAATACAAGAAGCGCCAGGAACGCGGATGGGCGCTGCGCAGTTACTTTGCGAAGCTGCGCTGA
- a CDS encoding DUF4179 domain-containing protein, with the protein MSREQFESRLAGLQEESLPEVPELVHLRMEDTYRIIGGGDEAGLEETPAKKLRSKPNRKRSWGSRVLISAASVAAGLVFIISLGFISPAMAETLKQLPFMESVFKLVGDAGLQKANEAGLTTNVEQSVTQDGMTIRVSEIMYDGSRLSLVLTRVESEGGQDLGAWFDPSTPPSQVTGGIKDIEFLVNGEPVNTGYNIGKRSTGAPDSVIVTALSGSDLQFPDQFDLTMLVSINGMDEPFRFEFPVSKNTLDELVLVPGEVKVHDHIHLRFTRLELSQTSTRLLAEIKGDPGADIKIIEEAIPDKYKQHGLPNIWFELWDGQDQEAVMVNGGYSGTGDTLSYSCVFEPFEKRPESITIKPYILKNGDRDRLYIPELEITVPVK; encoded by the coding sequence ATGAGTCGTGAGCAATTCGAAAGCAGGCTGGCAGGACTCCAGGAAGAGAGTCTTCCAGAAGTGCCTGAGCTTGTGCACCTGCGCATGGAGGATACTTACCGGATAATTGGCGGAGGGGACGAGGCAGGCTTGGAGGAGACTCCAGCAAAAAAGCTCCGCTCTAAGCCCAACAGAAAACGTAGCTGGGGATCCCGGGTGCTGATTAGTGCAGCATCTGTGGCAGCCGGGCTGGTATTCATTATTAGTCTGGGGTTCATCTCTCCGGCCATGGCAGAGACCTTGAAACAGTTGCCGTTCATGGAAAGTGTATTCAAGCTTGTCGGAGATGCCGGGCTTCAAAAAGCAAATGAAGCAGGCTTAACCACCAATGTTGAGCAGAGCGTCACTCAGGACGGGATGACTATCAGGGTGTCGGAAATAATGTATGACGGAAGCCGCTTGTCACTGGTCCTTACCCGTGTTGAGTCCGAAGGTGGTCAAGATTTGGGTGCTTGGTTTGATCCTTCGACCCCGCCCAGTCAGGTAACGGGAGGGATAAAAGATATCGAGTTTTTGGTGAACGGAGAACCGGTGAATACGGGATACAACATTGGTAAGAGAAGTACGGGTGCACCTGACTCTGTCATCGTTACAGCACTGAGTGGAAGTGATCTGCAATTCCCAGACCAATTTGATCTCACAATGTTGGTCTCTATTAATGGAATGGATGAGCCATTTCGCTTTGAGTTTCCCGTGAGTAAGAATACTTTGGATGAGCTTGTGCTTGTTCCCGGAGAGGTCAAGGTACATGACCATATTCATTTGCGGTTCACACGGCTGGAGCTAAGCCAAACGTCGACCAGGCTGCTAGCTGAAATCAAGGGAGACCCCGGAGCGGATATTAAGATTATTGAGGAAGCCATTCCAGATAAATATAAGCAACACGGGTTACCTAATATTTGGTTTGAGCTGTGGGATGGGCAAGATCAAGAGGCCGTTATGGTAAATGGTGGCTATAGTGGTACCGGGGATACGCTATCATACAGCTGTGTCTTTGAACCTTTTGAGAAGAGGCCGGAGAGCATCACTATTAAACCTTACATCTTGAAGAATGGGGATAGGGATAGGCTTTACATTCCTGAACTTGAAATAACTGTTCCTGTAAAATAG
- a CDS encoding sigma-70 family RNA polymerase sigma factor, translated as MPKEGRKSTLDSVQEDLVRRAQAGDSEVFIQLVKILERRMYSVAKSMVRSDEDCADAMQETVLKAFKAISGLKEAAYFNTWLFRILINECNLILRKRERVIVMSKPPESIESSSATAEDMDLRQAISGLEEVTRTIVKLHYYQGLRLQEIAELLELSESAVKTRLHRARKTLYESLVQPAERKGIQ; from the coding sequence ATCCCGAAGGAAGGGAGGAAATCTACCCTGGATAGCGTACAAGAGGATCTGGTCAGGCGTGCCCAGGCGGGTGACAGCGAGGTCTTCATCCAGCTGGTAAAGATTCTTGAGCGGCGGATGTATAGTGTCGCCAAGTCCATGGTCAGGAGTGACGAGGATTGTGCAGATGCGATGCAAGAGACCGTGCTGAAAGCTTTTAAAGCCATCTCAGGACTGAAAGAAGCGGCTTATTTCAACACGTGGCTGTTTCGGATTCTGATCAACGAATGCAACTTGATTCTGCGCAAACGGGAGAGGGTGATAGTCATGTCCAAACCGCCGGAGAGCATAGAGTCCTCTTCTGCGACCGCAGAAGATATGGATCTCCGTCAGGCCATTAGTGGGCTGGAAGAGGTAACGCGGACGATTGTTAAGCTGCATTATTATCAGGGATTGAGGCTTCAGGAGATTGCAGAGCTGCTTGAGCTGTCAGAGAGCGCGGTCAAAACCAGACTGCACCGTGCCAGAAAAACCTTATATGAATCTTTGGTACAACCTGCAGAAAGGAAGGGGATCCAATGA
- a CDS encoding MMPL family transporter: MRTILKARWAVIAVWLAVAVVLFLTAPGMPDLVREKGQIAVPAGYTSSRAAEIMKEVAAAKDGETVHQVALVFHKPEGLTAADTESIKQGVEKLAGNKGSLKLSAITDPFSQPELKDTLIAGDGKTIMVALSVQGGEETVKELPAKSAELLGNVTAEHYMTSEGLITEDTIASSEAGLKKSEYITVVFILLILFVVFRSFVAPFVPLLTVGLSYIVSQSIVAFLVDRFDFPLSTFTQIFMVAVMFGIGTDYCILLISRFKEELAQSEDTQSAIIATYRKAGGTVFYSGLAVFVGFVAIGLSKFMLYRSAVAVAVGIAVMLLALVTVVPFFMAVLGPKMFWPSRGKLEHSESRIWGAAGSFSLKRPWAALLIVAAVVAPFLLTYSGKLSFNSMDEIGPNYASVKGFNIISESFGPGESMPGKIVIKNDDRMDTAEYMGLAEKISRELEKVDGVKAVRSMSRPTGEQINDFLIPTQVATLSDGLDQSSEGLTKIQSGLSEASKQLKDNGPKLAEAASGSAKLTEGTAELKKGIDALGTGLTRIEEGIRSGGAGAGEIKAGLAQAAGSAKQLAAANASLLEGYKKIGSGLTALNGGLTGLQKQLQGVADALNGLGASFTGLEAAYPELLQDVNYQTIKGTVTQSGTGAAGLAGGLGQISAQLSGAAAGLTEANAGYSKAAAGQAALAKGLDQLVAGIGKLQSGLKQAADGQGQIVGKLPAITTGLTQLQGGQKQLADGFGELTGQLGQLTDGLTQSADGLGQITGGLSSAQDYLKQIQDAKDDELSGFLVPAEALKAKGMQQVFDTYLSGDRKVMTLDVVFAGNPYSAKAIDSVGQIQAAVDRAVAGTKLANAETAMSGVTSTYNDLQTISNEDYTRTVILMLSGIFIILVVLFRSMIMPLYIIASLLITYFTALGITEAIFVHLLNYSGITWTTPFFSFVMLIALGVDYSIFLMDRFNENKTWDVREAILHAMRNMGTVILSAVVILGGTFASMYPSGVLSMMQIATVVLSGLALYALVFLPFFVPVMVRMFGRANWWPFRPAAGEDHPKSLDM; this comes from the coding sequence TTGAGAACGATTTTGAAGGCAAGATGGGCGGTTATCGCGGTGTGGCTGGCTGTGGCGGTGGTGTTATTCCTCACGGCTCCCGGGATGCCCGATCTGGTGCGCGAGAAGGGTCAGATTGCTGTTCCGGCTGGCTACACCTCATCGCGGGCTGCAGAGATTATGAAGGAGGTGGCTGCGGCCAAGGACGGGGAGACGGTGCATCAGGTGGCCCTGGTGTTCCATAAGCCTGAGGGGCTGACGGCCGCAGACACCGAGAGTATTAAGCAGGGTGTGGAGAAGCTGGCCGGGAACAAGGGTTCCCTGAAGCTCAGCGCGATTACAGATCCGTTCTCACAGCCTGAGCTGAAGGATACGCTGATTGCCGGGGACGGCAAGACGATTATGGTTGCATTGTCGGTGCAAGGCGGAGAGGAGACAGTCAAGGAACTCCCGGCTAAGTCTGCAGAGCTGCTGGGCAACGTTACGGCGGAGCATTATATGACCAGCGAAGGGCTGATTACGGAGGATACGATTGCCAGCTCGGAAGCCGGTCTGAAAAAGTCGGAATACATCACTGTCGTGTTTATTCTGCTGATTCTGTTCGTGGTGTTCCGTTCGTTCGTGGCTCCGTTCGTGCCGCTGCTGACGGTGGGGCTGAGTTATATCGTGTCCCAGTCGATTGTCGCGTTCCTGGTAGACCGTTTTGACTTTCCGCTCTCGACGTTCACCCAGATCTTCATGGTGGCTGTCATGTTCGGGATAGGGACCGATTACTGTATCCTGCTGATCAGCCGGTTCAAGGAGGAGCTTGCACAGTCGGAGGATACGCAAAGCGCCATTATCGCCACTTACCGGAAGGCTGGTGGAACGGTGTTCTATTCAGGGCTGGCGGTCTTTGTCGGCTTCGTGGCAATCGGCTTGTCCAAGTTCATGCTCTACCGTTCGGCGGTGGCGGTGGCGGTAGGCATAGCGGTGATGCTGCTTGCACTTGTTACCGTTGTGCCGTTCTTCATGGCGGTGCTGGGTCCTAAGATGTTCTGGCCCTCCCGCGGCAAGCTGGAGCACAGTGAGAGCCGGATCTGGGGAGCGGCCGGTTCGTTCTCGCTGAAGAGACCCTGGGCTGCGCTGCTGATCGTTGCTGCGGTTGTGGCACCGTTCCTGCTTACCTACAGCGGGAAGCTGAGCTTCAACAGTATGGATGAGATTGGGCCTAACTACGCCTCGGTCAAAGGGTTCAATATTATATCTGAGAGCTTCGGTCCGGGTGAATCCATGCCGGGCAAGATTGTCATCAAGAATGACGACCGGATGGACACTGCAGAGTATATGGGACTTGCCGAGAAAATCAGCCGCGAGCTGGAAAAGGTGGATGGCGTTAAGGCTGTGCGCAGCATGTCCCGGCCTACCGGGGAGCAGATTAATGACTTCCTGATTCCTACTCAGGTGGCTACGCTGTCGGACGGTCTGGATCAGAGCAGTGAAGGGTTAACCAAGATTCAGAGCGGGCTGAGCGAAGCAAGCAAGCAACTGAAGGATAATGGTCCTAAGCTTGCCGAGGCCGCCTCGGGTAGTGCGAAGCTGACGGAAGGAACGGCTGAGCTGAAAAAAGGCATTGACGCGCTGGGCACTGGCTTAACGCGGATCGAGGAAGGTATCCGCAGCGGCGGAGCCGGAGCCGGAGAGATCAAAGCCGGCCTGGCGCAGGCGGCAGGCAGTGCGAAGCAACTGGCAGCGGCCAATGCCTCACTGCTCGAAGGGTACAAGAAGATCGGCAGCGGCCTGACCGCGCTGAACGGAGGTCTTACCGGTCTGCAGAAACAGCTTCAAGGCGTGGCAGATGCGCTTAATGGTCTGGGAGCTTCATTCACCGGACTGGAAGCCGCCTATCCGGAGCTGCTCCAGGATGTGAATTACCAGACGATCAAAGGTACAGTCACACAGAGCGGTACGGGAGCTGCGGGGCTTGCCGGAGGACTGGGCCAGATCTCGGCCCAGCTAAGCGGGGCGGCGGCCGGTTTGACGGAAGCCAATGCCGGATATTCCAAAGCGGCAGCGGGGCAGGCTGCGTTGGCGAAAGGGCTGGATCAGCTGGTAGCCGGTATCGGCAAGCTGCAGTCCGGGCTGAAGCAGGCGGCTGACGGCCAAGGGCAGATTGTCGGTAAGCTTCCGGCGATTACCACCGGGCTTACACAGCTCCAGGGCGGGCAGAAGCAGCTTGCCGACGGGTTCGGCGAGCTTACGGGCCAGCTTGGACAGCTGACGGACGGACTGACGCAAAGTGCGGATGGTCTGGGACAAATCACAGGAGGCTTAAGCTCGGCGCAGGATTACCTCAAGCAAATTCAGGATGCCAAGGATGATGAGCTAAGCGGGTTCCTGGTTCCGGCAGAGGCGCTTAAGGCCAAGGGCATGCAGCAGGTATTTGATACCTATCTGTCCGGGGACCGCAAAGTCATGACCCTGGATGTGGTCTTCGCTGGGAATCCATACAGCGCGAAGGCTATTGACAGTGTCGGACAGATTCAGGCAGCGGTGGACCGTGCCGTGGCCGGTACCAAGCTTGCGAATGCGGAAACGGCCATGAGCGGCGTGACCAGCACCTACAATGATTTGCAGACCATCTCCAATGAAGATTACACGCGTACAGTAATTCTGATGCTAAGCGGTATTTTCATCATCCTGGTGGTGCTGTTCCGCTCGATGATTATGCCGCTGTACATCATTGCCTCATTGTTAATTACTTACTTTACGGCACTGGGCATCACTGAAGCGATCTTCGTGCATCTGCTTAACTATTCGGGAATCACCTGGACGACGCCGTTCTTCAGCTTCGTGATGCTGATTGCCCTCGGGGTGGACTACAGTATCTTCCTGATGGACCGCTTCAATGAGAACAAAACCTGGGATGTGCGGGAGGCAATTCTACATGCCATGCGCAATATGGGAACCGTAATTCTCTCGGCTGTAGTGATTCTGGGCGGAACCTTCGCCTCGATGTATCCTTCCGGGGTGCTGTCGATGATGCAGATTGCCACGGTTGTATTGTCCGGTCTGGCACTGTATGCACTGGTATTCCTGCCGTTCTTCGTGCCGGTGATGGTGCGGATGTTCGGCCGGGCTAACTGGTGGCCGTTCCGTCCGGCGGCTGGGGAGGATCACCCGAAATCACTGGATATGTAA
- a CDS encoding MarR family winged helix-turn-helix transcriptional regulator, whose translation MKKDADEWINRYVDAYMVVTRQINARLRDIFGEGLTTDQFLILRLISGQERCTSTYLAEAVAVGKSSITAIINRLDEAGMIQRTRDENDRRQVYLTMTEYGESVYKTSEMQMQQVISPYLFHFEDHNIELFITMFEKLAFLMQDTGGRSN comes from the coding sequence TTGAAGAAAGACGCAGATGAATGGATCAATCGCTACGTAGATGCTTATATGGTCGTTACGAGGCAGATCAATGCGCGGCTCCGGGATATTTTTGGCGAAGGTCTGACAACGGACCAATTCCTGATTCTCAGGCTGATCAGCGGACAGGAGAGGTGTACCTCCACATATCTGGCTGAAGCAGTCGCCGTAGGCAAAAGCTCGATTACTGCCATCATCAACCGGCTGGATGAAGCCGGGATGATTCAGCGGACCCGGGACGAGAATGACCGCAGGCAGGTGTATCTGACCATGACGGAGTACGGAGAGAGTGTCTACAAGACCTCTGAGATGCAGATGCAGCAGGTGATCTCTCCATACTTGTTCCACTTCGAGGATCACAATATAGAGCTGTTTATTACGATGTTTGAGAAGCTGGCATTTCTGATGCAGGATACAGGGGGGAGAAGCAATTGA
- a CDS encoding GNAT family N-acetyltransferase produces MLIDLKPLVGTPQVNELLAYAVIDDPDALIRTSEEYSKLAAMQLCGWEEDGLLVGLTGYEETEDGSLDIRHIAVLPENRGKGYARGMILELVTSRQPRYLVAETEDEIAADFYRSLGFMVYSLGENAAGIEMFRCVYEVEETEDEE; encoded by the coding sequence ATGTTGATTGATTTGAAGCCGCTTGTCGGCACACCGCAGGTGAATGAGCTGCTGGCTTATGCGGTTATAGATGACCCGGATGCGCTGATCCGCACTTCGGAGGAATACAGTAAGCTTGCGGCCATGCAGCTGTGCGGCTGGGAGGAGGACGGGCTGCTGGTCGGACTGACCGGCTACGAAGAGACCGAAGACGGCTCGCTCGACATCCGCCATATCGCAGTGCTTCCGGAGAACCGGGGCAAAGGGTATGCGCGCGGCATGATTCTTGAGCTGGTCACCTCCCGTCAGCCGCGTTATCTGGTAGCCGAGACCGAGGACGAGATTGCCGCAGACTTTTACCGCAGCCTGGGCTTCATGGTGTACAGCCTGGGTGAGAACGCTGCTGGCATCGAAATGTTCCGCTGTGTCTATGAGGTGGAAGAGACGGAGGATGAGGAGTAG
- a CDS encoding VanZ family protein: MRLLKVARIAKPHTGRRKGKASTAKQALPPGRRFLAWLLLIAYSGMLLYWMFIGFGRTVQLDGPLRYNLEPLRTVRLYFDMTNGLSYANRLVNLLGNVAVFAPFGILLPLVVTGYRSFIRLTLLSVLGIMVLELLQMLLHVGSLDIDDLLLNLLGVWTGYALLRLVRG, translated from the coding sequence TTGAGATTATTGAAGGTGGCCAGGATCGCTAAGCCGCATACAGGCCGCAGGAAAGGGAAGGCTTCTACAGCCAAGCAGGCGCTTCCACCCGGACGCCGGTTCCTGGCCTGGCTGCTGCTGATTGCCTATAGCGGAATGCTGCTGTACTGGATGTTCATCGGATTCGGACGGACGGTTCAGCTGGACGGGCCGCTCCGTTACAATCTTGAACCGCTGCGGACCGTGCGTTTATACTTTGACATGACTAACGGATTATCGTATGCTAACAGGCTGGTGAATCTTCTGGGGAATGTGGCGGTATTCGCGCCTTTTGGCATTCTGCTTCCGCTGGTGGTGACCGGCTACCGCTCTTTTATCAGGCTTACGCTTTTGTCTGTACTGGGCATTATGGTGCTGGAGCTGCTGCAGATGCTGCTGCATGTCGGGAGTCTGGATATCGATGATCTGCTGCTTAACCTGCTGGGTGTGTGGACAGGGTATGCACTGCTGCGGCTGGTGCGGGGATAG
- the rpiA gene encoding ribose-5-phosphate isomerase RpiA, whose product MNVKQLAAEKAVEYVQDGMKVGLGTGSTAYWAISKLGERVSEGLQITAVATSQASEDQARELGIPLVAFSDVDSLDLTIDGADELDGALQLIKGGGGALLREKIVAMGSARMIVVADESKAVTTLGKFPLPVEIVPFAWEWTVADLAKLGCKTELRRSGEDLYKTDNGNYIADCRFEAIKSAAELALALQRIPGVVEHGLFIGIADLAIIGKSDGTIEIIEGGQDR is encoded by the coding sequence ATCAATGTGAAACAGCTGGCAGCGGAGAAGGCAGTCGAATATGTGCAGGACGGTATGAAGGTAGGCCTGGGAACAGGCTCCACTGCTTACTGGGCCATCAGCAAGCTGGGGGAACGGGTGAGCGAAGGCCTGCAGATTACGGCCGTAGCTACCTCACAGGCGTCTGAGGATCAGGCCCGCGAACTGGGCATCCCGCTGGTAGCGTTCAGTGATGTGGACAGCCTCGACCTGACGATTGACGGGGCGGATGAGCTGGACGGGGCACTGCAGCTGATTAAGGGCGGGGGCGGTGCGCTTTTGCGGGAAAAGATTGTCGCCATGGGCAGCGCCCGCATGATCGTTGTGGCCGATGAGAGCAAGGCGGTGACCACGCTCGGGAAGTTCCCGTTGCCGGTGGAGATTGTGCCGTTCGCCTGGGAGTGGACGGTCGCTGATCTCGCTAAGCTGGGCTGCAAGACGGAGCTGCGGCGCAGCGGAGAAGACCTGTACAAGACGGATAACGGCAATTATATCGCCGACTGCCGTTTTGAAGCGATTAAATCGGCTGCAGAGCTGGCGCTTGCCCTCCAGCGTATTCCGGGAGTTGTCGAGCACGGTCTCTTCATCGGGATCGCCGATCTGGCGATTATCGGCAAGAGCGACGGCACAATTGAGATTATTGAAGGTGGCCAGGATCGCTAA
- a CDS encoding macro domain-containing protein, protein MQINVNDVVLSVHEGDITSWQGEMIVNASNSGLYGGGGVDGAIHRAGGPEIAEECAVIRRKKGGILPGEAALTSAGRLAFRGVIHTVGPIWKGGSAGEAAVLAGCYKSSLDLACAHGVKSLAFPNISTGIYNFPKELACKTALEAVALYVRAKSPAELPLRQIGFVCFEHENARLYGAMLGNYS, encoded by the coding sequence ATGCAGATCAACGTTAATGATGTCGTCCTGTCGGTTCACGAAGGGGACATCACCTCCTGGCAGGGCGAAATGATCGTCAATGCCTCCAACTCCGGTCTGTATGGAGGCGGGGGAGTGGATGGGGCAATACACCGGGCTGGAGGCCCGGAAATTGCGGAGGAATGCGCGGTAATCCGCCGGAAGAAGGGCGGCATTCTTCCCGGTGAAGCTGCGCTTACCAGTGCAGGGCGGCTTGCTTTTCGCGGAGTGATACATACGGTGGGGCCGATCTGGAAGGGCGGTTCGGCTGGTGAAGCGGCTGTGTTGGCGGGATGCTATAAGAGCAGCCTTGATCTGGCTTGCGCCCATGGGGTGAAGAGCCTCGCTTTTCCGAATATCAGCACGGGCATTTACAACTTCCCGAAGGAGCTGGCCTGCAAGACGGCGCTGGAAGCTGTAGCTCTATATGTCCGCGCGAAGAGCCCGGCAGAGCTCCCGCTGCGGCAGATCGGTTTCGTCTGCTTCGAGCATGAGAATGCCAGGCTGTATGGGGCCATGCTTGGGAACTATAGCTGA
- the fsa gene encoding fructose-6-phosphate aldolase, with the protein MKFFLDTGNIEEIKRITRLGLVDGVTTNPSLIAKEGRLFKDVIKEIVAIVPGPVSAEVIGLTAEEMLKEAYEIAEWAPNVVIKLPMTEDGLEACYELTKKGIKTNVTLVFSAAQGLMAAKAGATYISPFVGRLDDIGVDGMKLIKDLKTILTNYDLKSEIIAASIRNIAHVEQAAIAGAHIATIPGSLLPSLWKHPLTDNGIERFLKDWEKVPQV; encoded by the coding sequence ATGAAATTTTTCTTGGATACCGGAAATATTGAGGAAATCAAACGTATTACCCGCCTCGGATTAGTGGATGGCGTAACGACGAACCCGTCGCTGATCGCCAAGGAAGGCAGATTGTTTAAGGACGTAATCAAGGAGATCGTAGCTATTGTCCCTGGTCCTGTAAGCGCTGAGGTTATCGGCCTTACGGCTGAAGAGATGCTTAAGGAAGCTTACGAGATCGCTGAATGGGCTCCGAACGTGGTCATCAAGCTGCCTATGACCGAAGATGGTCTGGAAGCTTGTTATGAACTGACCAAAAAAGGCATCAAAACCAACGTAACGCTCGTATTCTCCGCTGCTCAAGGCCTCATGGCCGCCAAGGCAGGAGCTACTTATATCAGTCCGTTCGTCGGACGTCTGGATGATATCGGTGTAGACGGGATGAAGCTGATCAAGGATCTGAAGACGATTCTGACCAACTACGACCTGAAATCCGAGATCATCGCCGCCAGTATCCGCAACATTGCCCATGTGGAGCAAGCTGCAATCGCCGGCGCCCACATTGCTACCATCCCGGGTTCACTCCTGCCATCGCTCTGGAAGCACCCGCTGACCGACAATGGTATCGAACGCTTCCTGAAAGACTGGGAGAAAGTACCACAGGTTTAA
- a CDS encoding MarR family winged helix-turn-helix transcriptional regulator, with protein sequence MTLSSPQQFLGFLLGSTHRRISVSFARALKPYDITPEQWSTLLMICDRSGVNQKEVAVASAKDQPTTARIVELLLKKGFITKTANPEDRRAFQLYATGEGRALIENTIALEQQTIDMAVAGLEPQQLEDLRSMLEQIYHNTGNLHQE encoded by the coding sequence ATGACTCTTTCCTCTCCCCAGCAATTCCTCGGCTTCCTGCTGGGCTCGACCCACCGGAGAATCTCAGTAAGCTTCGCCCGGGCGCTGAAGCCTTATGACATCACACCCGAGCAATGGTCCACCCTGCTGATGATCTGTGACCGCAGCGGAGTCAACCAGAAGGAGGTTGCCGTTGCCTCTGCCAAAGACCAGCCGACCACTGCCCGGATCGTGGAGCTACTGCTCAAGAAAGGCTTCATTACCAAAACGGCCAACCCGGAGGACCGCAGAGCATTCCAGCTCTATGCCACCGGAGAGGGTCGGGCGTTAATTGAGAACACTATAGCGCTGGAGCAGCAGACTATAGATATGGCTGTAGCCGGGCTCGAGCCGCAGCAGCTTGAAGACCTCCGCAGTATGCTGGAGCAAATCTATCACAACACCGGAAATCTACATCAGGAATAG